In Mustela nigripes isolate SB6536 chromosome 9, MUSNIG.SB6536, whole genome shotgun sequence, the sequence CAAGTAGATCAAGGACTGGCACCCCACCCATTTCCGTGGCCACTAGCTGCCCGCGTCCAGGCTCCCCACGCTCTGGGGCAAGAAGACACCGAGGGGAGTGGCCCGCCCCTCACTTCGCCGCCCTCACTTCTTGCCCTGTGGTCCCTAACCCTGCTAACATCCTTCCCCTCTTTACCTGCCAGGCTGCTTCCAACCCAAgttctcaccctccctccctgccagctAGGGTAGCCCCATTCCCCCTTCCTTGCTCCAGCCTCAGCCCCTGGACTGGGGCTGTTGTCACTTTCCTCCTCCAAGGTCCTCACCCTTAAGCCTAAAAACGTGCTCAGTCTCCCcacctttccttctctgctccttttcACAACCAAGGGACCCCTGAGCTGTCCATACACGGTCACCTACTGTCCCATGCACCTCTCTCCTTACCCCTGCTCCCCCCCAAATCCCAACCCCCATGAGTTGGACTGTCCCTGGCCAGCCCCTCCTCTGTCCCTATCTCGTGGGCATATCAGACCTGGCTCGTCTCCCATCATAGAGCCAAAGGGAGggacccctcctccctctcccacacagCTAGTCAAGTCTAGCCCCTTCACCCCCTTCCCCCTTATCTGTCCATCCCCCTCTGCACTCTTCCTGCCAGTGCCCTTGTCTGGCTACCCTCCTCGCCCTCCTGGATAAGCTgtctccaggcttcctcctgctcCCCTATCCATCTTTTCTCCAGCAGGAGGGTTTTCAGAAACAGTTCTGACCCTATAAAGCTTCCATGCCTCCCTACTGCCCTTCGCCTTCCAGATAAAAGGCAGATGAACTGCCGCCCTACCCGGGGCCCAAACCTCTCCCTCCTGTACCCTATGCAGTGGCAACACTTGCAGATTTGACCGCTCATTAAACCCCATCTCCAGGCTTTTGTTCAGCCAGGGACAGACTCCCCACCTTCAACtacaccccccaacacacagccTTCTCCTGTTCAGCTCGGGCCTCAGCCTCACTCTCCTCCTCTGGCCTCTCCAGCTCTGCGGCAGTGGgaagagcagggggagctgcTCCTGCCCCTTACCTTCCTGCTCCTCGTGCTGGGTTCCCTGCTGCTCTACCTGGCTGTGTCGCTCATGGACCCGGGATATGTGAAtgtccagccccagccccaggtaacCCCGGGGGCCCCTGGGGGCCTGAACCCTCTCTCCCCCCAACAGGACACACGAGGCCTCCGTAACAGTCTCATGCTGGGATCTGTGCAGAGCGCTCTGCTGGGGGTGCCTCAGTGAATCCTCTTAGCCCTAGAACCCCATCCTACAAAGAGGAAATTGCCAAGGCCCAGCGAGGGAAAACAACTGGTAGAGGTCACACAGCTTCGCTTCACTCAGACGAGAGCATTCTGCCCCTCCAGACCCCCTCCAAGACACAGGGGATGGGCCCCCAACTGCGCAGACCCGGAGCTAAGCTAGTCCCCAAGGGGACCCGATCTTACACCCTCTCCCACTTTCAGGAGGAGGTGAAGGAGGAGCAGACGGCCATGGTTCCTCAAGCCATCCCCCTTCGGCGCTGCAGATACTGCCTGGTGCTGGTGGGTGACCAGGGAACTCCACGGGAGGGCGTGGGGGCAAGGTGGAGACTCCCTGACCTCCTGCCCCCTGTGCCTTGGCCTCCCCcctccaggaaggcctccctgaTGGAGGCCCCAGCCTCCTGACCTCATCACTCCCCTCCGTCTTGGGCCCAGAGGGGAGCTGGCTttgagcctgcctccctccctgcccacagcAGCCCCTGCGGGCCCGCCACTGCCGCGAGTGCCGGCGCTGCGTGCGCCGCTATGACCACCACTGCCCCTGGATGGAGAACTGCGTGGGGGAGCGCAACCACCCGCTCTTCGTGGCCTACTTGGCGCTGCAGCTGGTGGTGCTTCTGTGGAGCCTCTACCTGGCCTGGTAGGTTCCACTACTGCCCTGGCTACGGGGGGAGGGCCGCAGCATCCGTC encodes:
- the ZDHHC12 gene encoding palmitoyltransferase ZDHHC12 isoform X3, which translates into the protein MAPWALLSPGVLVRTGHTVLTWGITLVLFLHDTALRQWEEQGELLLPLTFLLLVLGSLLLYLAVSLMDPGYVNVQPQPQEEVKEEQTAMVPQAIPLRRCRYCLVLQPLRARHCRECRRCVRRYDHHCPWMENCVGERNHPLFVAYLALQLVVLLWSLYLACLGGCGCAPAGCCLPPSCCSPSSPWWPACSSPRTSTWWPATPPPGSSFPRTALPISASAPATPSTAA